A window from Elusimicrobiota bacterium encodes these proteins:
- a CDS encoding NAD(P)H-hydrate epimerase: MKEPIPDVWEGLPVVGAAAMRELDLAATQKHGLKALDLMENAGRAVAAECAAFLAEKGLSVEQAKIVVCCGRGANGGDGLVAARYLAEGGATVAAFLCPPKNDGAGKYPELVSVNLARAQAAGVTITSAGPGSGLDKALAWCHLVIDALLGTGATGKPAGAIHHMIREMTAAKKPVVAVDIPSGIHPDTGYHSGVYVVADMTLTLGLPKRGLLAPHAKASVGVLKVLDIGYPAALLKGRAAK; this comes from the coding sequence ATGAAGGAGCCCATTCCCGACGTCTGGGAAGGCCTGCCCGTCGTCGGCGCCGCGGCGATGCGCGAGCTCGACCTCGCCGCGACGCAGAAGCACGGCCTCAAGGCCCTCGACCTGATGGAGAACGCCGGCAGGGCCGTCGCCGCCGAGTGCGCGGCCTTCCTCGCCGAGAAGGGCCTGTCGGTCGAGCAGGCGAAGATCGTCGTCTGCTGCGGCCGCGGCGCCAACGGCGGGGACGGCCTCGTCGCGGCGCGCTATCTGGCCGAGGGGGGAGCCACGGTGGCGGCGTTCCTCTGCCCTCCCAAGAACGACGGCGCGGGGAAATACCCGGAGCTCGTCAGCGTCAACCTCGCGCGCGCCCAGGCCGCCGGCGTCACTATCACCTCCGCCGGCCCCGGCTCGGGGCTCGACAAGGCGCTGGCTTGGTGCCATCTCGTGATCGACGCTTTGCTCGGGACCGGCGCCACCGGCAAGCCCGCCGGCGCCATCCATCACATGATCCGCGAGATGACGGCCGCCAAGAAGCCGGTCGTCGCCGTCGACATCCCCTCGGGCATCCACCCCGACACCGGCTATCACAGCGGCGTGTACGTCGTCGCGGACATGACCTTGACCTTGGGCCTGCCCAAGCGCGGCCTGCTCGCTCCGCACGCGAAGGCCTCGGTCGGCGTCCTCAAGGTCCTCGACATCGGCTACCCGGCGGCTCTGCTCAAGGGCCGCGCCGCCAAGTGA
- the sppA gene encoding signal peptide peptidase SppA, with protein MDPIPENPGAPLEPHQLSPRRVKRRLIAALIVLHAASLLAAVVLVVRARSDAPKARDGGAKSLLNLKPKDTVGWVSIRGPIMASESGKPWERGAEQWARRIEQLAETKGVKAIVLDINSPGGSVGAVQEIYMRILRVKKEKKIPFVALFGDVSASGGYYLGAACDKIVAHPGTLTGSIGVIFSVSNLEGLFQKVGYKQDPIKSGKHKDIGSPARPMTPEERQILQSLIDDAYGQFVQAVADGRKMTVEQVKPLADGRIYSGNQAKELGLVDVLGDSLDATKLAAELGGIKDEKPKVRRDTEKLNDIFELLETRARLTFGLGAAGVTVDAGRAIPRGLLYAWSGGW; from the coding sequence ATGGACCCGATCCCCGAGAATCCCGGCGCGCCCCTCGAGCCGCACCAGCTCAGCCCGCGCCGGGTCAAGCGCCGCCTGATCGCCGCGCTGATCGTCCTGCACGCCGCCTCGCTGTTGGCGGCGGTCGTCCTCGTCGTGCGCGCCCGCAGCGACGCGCCGAAGGCCCGCGACGGCGGCGCGAAGAGCCTGCTGAACCTGAAGCCGAAGGACACCGTCGGCTGGGTCTCGATCCGCGGGCCGATCATGGCCTCGGAGTCGGGCAAGCCCTGGGAGCGCGGCGCCGAGCAGTGGGCGCGCCGCATCGAGCAGCTCGCCGAGACGAAGGGCGTGAAGGCCATCGTCCTCGACATCAACTCTCCCGGCGGCAGCGTCGGCGCCGTGCAGGAGATCTACATGCGCATACTCCGCGTGAAGAAGGAGAAGAAGATCCCCTTCGTGGCGCTGTTCGGCGACGTCTCCGCCTCCGGCGGCTACTACCTCGGCGCGGCCTGCGACAAGATCGTCGCGCATCCCGGGACGCTCACGGGCTCGATCGGCGTGATCTTCTCCGTCTCGAACCTGGAGGGGCTGTTCCAGAAGGTCGGCTACAAGCAGGACCCGATCAAGTCCGGCAAGCACAAGGACATCGGCTCGCCCGCGCGCCCGATGACTCCGGAAGAGCGGCAGATCCTCCAGTCCCTCATCGACGACGCCTACGGGCAGTTCGTGCAGGCCGTCGCCGACGGGCGCAAGATGACGGTCGAGCAGGTCAAGCCGCTCGCCGACGGGCGCATCTACTCCGGCAACCAGGCCAAGGAGCTCGGCCTCGTCGACGTGCTCGGCGACTCCCTCGACGCGACCAAGCTCGCGGCCGAGCTCGGCGGCATCAAGGACGAGAAGCCGAAGGTGCGCCGCGACACGGAGAAGCTCAACGACATCTTCGAGCTGCTCGAGACGCGCGCGCGCCTGACCTTCGGGCTCGGCGCCGCGGGCGTGACGGTCGACGCGGGCCGCGCGATCCCTCGCGGCCTGCTCTACGCCTGGTCCGGGGGCTGGTAG
- a CDS encoding GGDEF domain-containing protein has protein sequence MRPDWAAAAVAVLPPLALWAAYPRRPAAAAFLFAVSLAAGAALLASALEGARAGAALTAAWAIAGTAFAWQLARRREAERNSLAERLAGVRAQRARMAEELRGLKARGLDAELAHREASALYGMVKSLSEAMSWEEARPRVEGALEQYFGPRVEYALYVAGLRGEGEIRPLAVRGLRASPGAAWATLERLLQEQGAAAASPRAFEKPERAVGVPIREGNEILGYLYARVPEGSSSEAWLAKTQSFVSELGVAFRRVKLFQEVERLSEIDGLTGVRRRGAFDKKISEELVRAKTFKTTFGLMLLDIDHFKSLNDRYGHPFGDQVLKRLGAVLNSLVYDTDFVARYGGEEFAIVLPRAEPAGALRKAEAIRAAIEAELFSVGFEELRVTISIGVSHFPRDASTPEELIARADSALYSAKANGRNRVVDSDALRRTN, from the coding sequence ATGAGGCCGGACTGGGCGGCCGCCGCCGTCGCCGTGCTGCCCCCGCTCGCGCTGTGGGCGGCCTACCCCCGGCGTCCCGCCGCGGCCGCTTTCCTGTTCGCCGTGTCCCTCGCGGCCGGAGCCGCTCTGCTCGCGTCGGCCCTCGAGGGCGCGCGCGCCGGCGCCGCGCTGACCGCGGCGTGGGCGATCGCCGGCACGGCGTTCGCGTGGCAGCTCGCCCGGCGGCGCGAGGCCGAACGGAACTCCCTCGCCGAGCGCCTGGCGGGCGTCCGCGCCCAGCGCGCGCGCATGGCCGAGGAGCTCCGCGGCCTCAAGGCCCGCGGGCTCGACGCCGAGCTCGCGCACCGGGAGGCGTCGGCCCTGTACGGCATGGTCAAGAGCCTGTCCGAGGCGATGTCGTGGGAGGAGGCGCGGCCCCGCGTGGAAGGCGCGCTCGAGCAGTACTTCGGCCCGCGCGTCGAGTACGCGCTGTACGTCGCGGGCCTGCGCGGCGAGGGCGAGATCCGGCCCCTGGCCGTGCGCGGCCTGCGCGCCTCGCCCGGCGCCGCCTGGGCGACCCTCGAGCGCCTGCTGCAGGAGCAGGGCGCGGCCGCGGCCTCGCCGCGCGCCTTCGAGAAGCCCGAGCGCGCCGTCGGAGTGCCGATCCGAGAGGGAAACGAGATATTGGGCTACTTGTACGCGCGCGTCCCGGAAGGATCGTCCTCCGAGGCGTGGCTGGCGAAGACGCAGTCCTTCGTCTCCGAGCTCGGCGTGGCCTTCAGGCGCGTCAAGCTGTTCCAGGAGGTCGAGCGCCTCTCCGAGATCGACGGCCTCACCGGCGTGCGGCGCCGGGGCGCCTTCGACAAGAAGATCTCCGAGGAGCTCGTCCGGGCCAAGACCTTCAAGACCACCTTCGGACTGATGCTCCTCGACATCGACCATTTCAAGAGCTTGAACGACCGCTACGGCCATCCCTTCGGCGACCAGGTCTTGAAGCGTCTCGGGGCGGTCCTCAACTCGCTCGTCTACGACACCGACTTCGTGGCGCGCTACGGCGGCGAGGAGTTTGCTATCGTCCTGCCCCGGGCCGAGCCGGCCGGCGCCCTGCGCAAGGCCGAGGCGATCCGGGCGGCGATCGAGGCCGAGCTGTTCTCGGTCGGCTTCGAGGAGCTGAGGGTGACGATCTCGATCGGGGTGTCACACTTCCCGCGCGACGCGTCGACGCCCGAGGAGTTGATCGCCAGGGCCGACTCGGCTTTGTACTCGGCCAAGGCGAACGGACGCAACAGGGTCGTCGACAGCGACGCCCTGCGCCGCACGAACTAA
- a CDS encoding sensor domain-containing diguanylate cyclase — MGDSRSRAVTLMGSYGLFAGLTLLVVARPELGPSAVPAFGLCLLWSDLRQDGESPVVLTFLATLVAAVLMVRSAEQRPLIAAGLGGLWLLAGAQAAHRGRQFSDERGILLEQMGLQDQIRDDERDLKYYRSYEETVGVDTRLRRDLSDAAKSLSGTLDGREVQTRLITILSDRFPAARVSVVGGAGEDPPLLAAQRRRGPVLIKDAKQEAQVVPGARFVSGIAIPLKVMRQAAGFVKLESDAAGAFGPDEVRTADLFATMASLSLENIRLYESVHRQATHDALTQLHSHRAFQQRLQEEVLRSGRSQTPLSLIMLDVDHFKRYNDTFGHQAGDQLLRTLSAILSSFARPVDFAARYGGEEFALILPNYVRSEAVSVAERIRQRVAEEPFVFNGAPTRATMSLGVAAFPTDATTASQIVRVADERLYKAKHGGRNQVVG; from the coding sequence ATGGGCGACTCGCGTTCCAGAGCCGTGACGTTGATGGGGTCGTACGGGCTCTTCGCGGGGCTGACCTTGCTCGTCGTCGCCCGCCCCGAGCTCGGCCCTTCGGCCGTTCCGGCCTTCGGGCTTTGTTTGCTCTGGTCCGATCTGCGCCAGGACGGCGAGTCCCCGGTCGTCCTCACCTTCCTCGCCACCCTCGTCGCCGCCGTGCTGATGGTCCGCTCGGCCGAGCAGCGGCCGCTGATCGCGGCGGGCCTCGGCGGCCTGTGGCTGCTGGCCGGGGCGCAGGCCGCTCACCGGGGCCGGCAGTTCTCCGACGAGCGCGGGATCCTGCTCGAGCAGATGGGGCTGCAGGACCAGATCCGCGACGACGAACGCGACCTGAAGTACTACCGCTCCTACGAGGAGACGGTCGGCGTGGACACGCGCCTGCGCCGCGACCTGTCCGACGCGGCGAAGAGCCTGTCGGGCACCCTCGACGGGCGCGAGGTGCAGACGCGCCTGATCACCATCCTGTCCGACCGCTTCCCGGCCGCGCGCGTCTCGGTCGTCGGCGGCGCCGGCGAAGACCCGCCCCTGCTCGCCGCGCAGCGCCGCCGGGGGCCCGTCCTGATCAAGGACGCCAAGCAGGAGGCGCAGGTCGTCCCCGGCGCGCGCTTCGTCTCCGGCATCGCGATCCCGCTCAAGGTCATGCGTCAGGCCGCCGGCTTCGTCAAGCTCGAGAGCGACGCGGCGGGGGCCTTCGGCCCCGACGAGGTCCGCACCGCCGACCTGTTCGCGACGATGGCCTCCCTCTCGCTCGAGAACATCCGGCTCTACGAGAGCGTGCACCGGCAGGCGACGCACGACGCGCTGACCCAGCTGCACAGCCACCGCGCCTTCCAGCAGCGGCTCCAGGAGGAGGTCCTGCGCTCGGGCCGCTCCCAGACGCCTCTGTCCCTGATCATGCTCGACGTGGATCATTTCAAGCGCTACAACGACACGTTCGGCCATCAGGCGGGCGACCAGCTGCTGCGCACCTTGTCCGCGATCCTCTCGTCGTTCGCGAGGCCCGTGGACTTCGCCGCGCGCTACGGCGGCGAGGAGTTCGCCCTGATCCTTCCCAATTACGTGCGCTCGGAGGCCGTCTCGGTCGCCGAGCGCATCCGCCAGCGCGTCGCCGAGGAGCCCTTCGTCTTCAACGGCGCGCCGACGCGCGCCACGATGAGCCTCGGGGTGGCGGCCTTCCCGACCGACGCGACCACGGCTTCTCAGATCGTCCGCGTGGCCGACGAGCGCCTGTACAAGGCCAAGCACGGCGGGCGCAACCAGGTGGTCGGATGA
- a CDS encoding N-acetylmuramoyl-L-alanine amidase, translating into MARFLSAILPAAALLLCVRPARALGGPHEDVRRLLQENARAFGLESGAAAPDMIHVSTPTPEGLLRDDEQVNFDYADMVDRMEKMSRTVIGRGKKKRRVDTGVTPADRVDRGEIKYIVLHASGGATGKPGACEGTVSWLLSQKTAAHFMVCRDGRVIRMVKIENIANHVKNSAIDAASVGIETESGQPGANPFIAADWEPQSYWRMYASMAWLIRAIAKETGLPRDRAHVLTHAEADLGLPRAHQDPGPYFEGAAYPVFDARFPGQAVTPREFLMRLVADDLPPQIWMVAAAGAGDQVEVKDTNSLGLAHIRVWKLDAAGKPGTLVQEWSAPVTGMPPVSLKVAVPAAPGAYRVVARDLVGNTSAGLVKVPETGPGDAPVAGTVMFSSLDAPLASAE; encoded by the coding sequence ATGGCCCGATTCCTCTCCGCCATCCTCCCGGCCGCGGCGCTCCTGCTCTGCGTCCGGCCGGCGCGGGCTCTCGGCGGCCCGCATGAGGACGTCAGGCGCCTCCTTCAGGAGAACGCTCGCGCCTTCGGGCTCGAATCCGGCGCGGCCGCGCCCGACATGATCCATGTCTCGACGCCGACCCCGGAAGGGCTGCTGCGGGACGACGAGCAGGTCAATTTCGATTACGCCGACATGGTCGACCGGATGGAGAAGATGAGCCGGACGGTGATCGGCCGCGGGAAGAAGAAGAGGCGCGTCGACACGGGGGTCACCCCGGCCGACCGCGTCGACCGCGGAGAGATCAAGTACATCGTCCTGCACGCCTCGGGCGGGGCCACCGGCAAGCCCGGCGCCTGCGAGGGCACCGTCTCCTGGCTGCTCAGCCAGAAGACGGCCGCGCACTTCATGGTCTGCCGCGACGGCCGCGTGATCCGCATGGTCAAGATCGAGAACATCGCCAACCACGTGAAGAACTCCGCCATCGACGCCGCGTCGGTCGGCATCGAGACGGAGTCCGGGCAGCCCGGCGCGAACCCCTTCATCGCCGCGGACTGGGAGCCGCAGTCGTACTGGCGCATGTACGCGTCCATGGCCTGGCTGATCCGGGCGATCGCCAAGGAGACCGGCTTGCCGCGCGACCGCGCGCACGTCCTCACGCACGCGGAGGCCGACCTGGGCCTGCCCCGCGCGCACCAGGACCCCGGCCCGTACTTCGAGGGCGCGGCCTACCCCGTGTTCGACGCGCGTTTCCCGGGCCAAGCCGTGACGCCCCGGGAGTTCCTGATGCGCCTCGTCGCCGACGACCTCCCGCCGCAGATCTGGATGGTGGCCGCGGCGGGCGCGGGCGATCAAGTCGAGGTCAAGGACACGAACTCGCTGGGCCTCGCGCACATCCGCGTCTGGAAGCTCGACGCCGCGGGCAAGCCCGGGACCTTGGTCCAGGAGTGGTCGGCCCCGGTGACCGGGATGCCGCCCGTCTCGCTCAAGGTCGCCGTGCCGGCGGCGCCGGGCGCCTACCGCGTCGTCGCGCGCGACCTCGTCGGCAACACGAGCGCCGGCCTGGTCAAGGTGCCCGAGACCGGCCCCGGCGACGCTCCGGTCGCGGGCACGGTCATGTTCAGCTCTCTCGACGCGCCCCTGGCCTCGGCCGAATAG
- a CDS encoding protein kinase, translating to MDFGIARMAKDALTRYSMTNTVVGTPPYMAPEQEQGVVRKESDVYSLAVCAYEMLTGKMPFIGIGAGMLMNKINMSYIPPSRAIAGLPEALDDVFLKAFQADPDRRYRTPLEFATALSDAAGAGSRTA from the coding sequence ATGGACTTCGGCATCGCGCGCATGGCCAAGGACGCGCTGACGCGCTACTCGATGACGAACACCGTCGTCGGCACGCCGCCGTACATGGCGCCGGAGCAGGAGCAGGGCGTGGTGCGCAAGGAGTCCGACGTGTACTCGCTCGCGGTGTGCGCCTACGAGATGCTGACGGGGAAGATGCCGTTCATCGGCATCGGCGCGGGCATGCTGATGAACAAGATCAACATGAGCTACATCCCGCCCTCGCGCGCCATCGCGGGGCTGCCGGAGGCGCTCGACGACGTCTTCCTCAAGGCCTTCCAGGCCGACCCGGACCGGCGCTACCGCACCCCGCTCGAGTTCGCGACGGCGCTCTCGGACGCGGCGGGCGCGGGCTCCAGAACGGCCTAG
- a CDS encoding protein kinase has translation MNITIRSAVLLLLAVGAGASPRRSKPLTKEQVVTEALRRYQQVHDDFAKRYPKNPEWLVQLDTARDYFKEQSDGYLKQSLPYRQEELRRLQRVIEVQIRGEQATIAAYRDAARRGLSREQTTQAVMAVQQDTKEKIQIAAMPEMPQGQIPQAPIPQGQIPQAQTPQGQGLGQSLQAGVQAHAEGSVNGAAALVNPGLGGGSGNWWSTRVEWANRVEASSLVVNLGVASIECAQHSEKCAPPKPLPPIPAEPVMPLPGPSPVTPAQPLPNDPDQGEEEPPVPIVLPPNWHEDAAATASGPGATTGMITGGVLAERRGDYSLALSLAKTALSSDPANKDALALLHSVKGRGAAADSSEAGMKTASAGAAALAPSGFEAGGVGGGGPPSGLFGAAISPGASRLATEHAKSGVENALKLRDPQSALDIVNKALSQDPENPTLLNIRSHVHGHLGRWEDALKDASAGLTSAARMGAANNPALLSSLARAQNRTHRYKEALATSERLIADDPRSAWGYANRAHARGGLGDKAAMMADVEMAARLDPRFQQAAAEAAALTLPSASDVLFLFPGESGKRPAPAPAPAGRGKSFGVVVGAGIVGGLLLALGLLSTVLAPLKNTVVSVFTRAKRTGPAATPAVATAQPASAAGNVGLIRGQYEISRQIGQGGMGTVYEGTDRSLGRRVAIKKMRDELRVNARERDRFIIEAKTVASLHHPNIVDIYAIAEEGEDVYLVFEYVDGKTVHDLVQVKGRLDAAEAVRATRAMGEALT, from the coding sequence ATGAACATCACTATCCGATCAGCCGTCCTGCTGCTCCTCGCCGTCGGGGCCGGAGCTTCGCCGCGGCGAAGCAAGCCGCTCACCAAGGAACAGGTCGTGACCGAGGCGCTCCGGCGGTATCAGCAAGTGCACGATGATTTCGCCAAAAGATATCCGAAAAACCCCGAGTGGCTCGTGCAGCTCGACACGGCCCGCGACTATTTCAAGGAGCAGTCTGACGGGTACTTGAAGCAGAGCCTCCCCTACCGTCAGGAGGAGCTGCGGCGTTTGCAGAGGGTCATCGAAGTGCAGATCCGCGGCGAGCAGGCGACGATCGCGGCGTATCGCGACGCCGCGAGGAGAGGCTTGAGCCGGGAGCAGACGACGCAGGCGGTCATGGCAGTGCAGCAGGACACCAAGGAGAAGATCCAGATCGCCGCGATGCCGGAGATGCCCCAGGGTCAGATTCCCCAGGCTCCGATCCCCCAGGGTCAGATCCCCCAGGCTCAGACCCCCCAGGGTCAGGGCCTCGGTCAGTCCTTGCAAGCCGGCGTGCAGGCGCACGCCGAGGGCAGCGTGAACGGGGCCGCGGCGCTGGTGAACCCGGGCCTTGGCGGGGGTTCCGGCAATTGGTGGTCCACCCGAGTCGAGTGGGCCAACCGAGTCGAGGCCTCGAGCCTGGTCGTGAACCTCGGAGTGGCCTCCATCGAGTGCGCGCAGCACTCCGAGAAGTGCGCCCCGCCGAAGCCGCTGCCGCCTATTCCGGCGGAGCCGGTCATGCCTCTCCCCGGCCCCTCTCCCGTCACGCCGGCGCAGCCTTTGCCGAACGACCCGGACCAGGGCGAAGAGGAGCCTCCTGTTCCGATCGTCCTGCCGCCGAACTGGCACGAGGACGCGGCGGCGACGGCGAGCGGGCCCGGCGCCACCACCGGAATGATCACGGGAGGAGTGTTGGCCGAGCGGCGCGGCGACTATTCGCTGGCCCTGTCGTTGGCGAAGACGGCTCTGAGCAGCGATCCTGCCAATAAGGACGCGCTCGCCCTGCTCCATTCCGTGAAAGGCCGCGGCGCGGCGGCCGACTCCAGCGAGGCCGGCATGAAGACCGCCTCCGCGGGAGCGGCGGCGCTCGCGCCGTCCGGCTTCGAGGCGGGCGGCGTCGGCGGGGGAGGTCCGCCGTCCGGCTTGTTCGGCGCGGCGATCTCGCCCGGCGCCTCGCGACTCGCCACCGAGCACGCCAAGAGCGGGGTGGAGAACGCGCTGAAGCTCCGCGATCCGCAGAGCGCGCTCGACATCGTGAACAAGGCCCTGAGCCAGGATCCCGAGAATCCCACCTTGCTCAATATCCGGTCGCATGTCCATGGACATCTCGGGCGCTGGGAGGACGCGCTCAAGGACGCCTCCGCGGGCCTGACGAGCGCGGCCCGCATGGGGGCGGCGAACAACCCCGCTTTGCTCAGCTCCTTGGCCCGAGCCCAGAACCGGACCCATCGCTACAAGGAGGCGCTCGCGACGTCGGAGCGGCTGATCGCGGACGACCCGCGCAGCGCGTGGGGGTACGCCAACCGGGCGCACGCGCGCGGCGGCCTGGGCGACAAGGCGGCCATGATGGCGGACGTCGAGATGGCCGCGAGGCTCGATCCCCGCTTCCAGCAGGCCGCGGCCGAGGCCGCCGCGCTCACGCTCCCGTCGGCCTCCGACGTGCTGTTCCTGTTCCCGGGCGAGAGCGGCAAACGCCCCGCCCCGGCGCCCGCTCCGGCGGGGCGCGGCAAGAGCTTCGGCGTCGTGGTCGGCGCCGGGATCGTCGGCGGCCTGCTCCTCGCGCTGGGCCTGCTGTCGACCGTGCTGGCGCCCCTGAAGAACACCGTCGTCTCCGTCTTCACCAGGGCGAAGCGGACCGGGCCGGCGGCGACGCCGGCCGTCGCGACGGCGCAGCCCGCCTCCGCCGCCGGGAACGTAGGGTTGATCCGCGGCCAGTACGAGATCTCGCGGCAGATCGGCCAAGGCGGCATGGGCACGGTCTACGAGGGGACCGACCGCTCGCTCGGGCGGCGCGTGGCGATCAAGAAGATGCGCGACGAGCTGCGCGTCAACGCGCGCGAGCGCGACCGCTTCATCATCGAGGCGAAGACCGTGGCCTCGCTGCACCATCCGAACATCGTCGACATCTACGCGATCGCCGAGGAAGGGGAGGACGTGTATCTCGTGTTCGAGTACGTCGACGGCAAGACCGTGCACGACCTGGTGCAGGTCAAGGGCCGCCTCGACGCGGCCGAGGCGGTGCGCGCGACCCGGGCGATGGGCGAGGCGCTGACCTAA